Genomic DNA from Amycolatopsis alba DSM 44262:
CACTCGACCGGGCCACCTTCCTGGTTACCGACGGGTAACCGGGGTTAGGGTGCGGTCAGGACTACCTCTACTTCAGGAGCATTCGTGGCCGCAGGAGCAACACCGCTCGCGCCGAACGCGCGGTCGGTACGCAATGTCGCCTTCGTCGAAGGGGTGCGAACGCCCTTCGGCAAGGCAGGCGACAAGGGCATCTACGCCGGCACCCGTGCCGACGACCTCGTCGTCAACGCCATCCGTGAACTGCTGCGAAGGCATCCCGAGCTGCCGCCCGAGCGCGTCGACGAGGTGGCGATCGCCGCCACCACCCAGATCGGGGACCAGGGCCTGACGATCGGCCGGACCGCGGCGCTGCTGGCGGGCCTGCCGAAGTCGGTGCCCGGTTTCGCGCTGGACCGGATGTGCGCGGGCGCGATGACCGCGGTCACCACGACCGCGAGCGGGATCGGCTTCGGCGCCTACGACATCGCCATCGCCGGCGGCGTCGAGCACATGGGCCGCCACCCGATGGGCGAGGGCGTCGACCCGAACCCGCGCATCATCGCCGACAAGCTCGTCGACCCGACGGCGCTCGTGATGGGCCAGACCGCGGAGAACCTGCACGACCGGTTCCCGGCGATCACCAAGCAGCGCACCGACGCCTTCGCCGCGCGCAGCCAGGAAAAGTACGCCGAGGCCGTGAAGACCGGCAAGATCGGCCCCGAGCTGGTCCCGGTCGCCACCCGTTCGAAGGAACTGGGCTGGGGCCTCGCGACCGAAGACGAGCCGCCGCGCCCTGGCACCACGCTCGAGACGCTCGCCGGGCTGAAGACGCCGTTCCGCCCGCACGGCCGGATCACCGCGGGCAACGCGGCCGGTCTCAACGACGGCGCCACCGCGGCGCTGCTCGCCGACGAGGACACCGCCCGCGAACTCGGCCTGCCGATCGGCATGCGCCTGGTGGGCTACTCCTTCGCCGGCGTCGAGCCGGAGGTCATGGGCATCGGCCCGGTGCCCGCCACCGAGAAGCTGTTCAAGCGCACCGGCCTGTCGATCGACGACATCGGCCTGTTCGAGATCAACGAGGCGTTCGCCGTCCAGGTGCTCGCGTTCCTCGACCACTTCGGCATCGCCGACGACGACCCGCGCGTCAACCAGTGGGGTGGCGCGATCGCGTGCGGCCACCCGCTCGCGTCGTCCGGTGTCCGGCTGATGACACAGCTTTCGCGCCAGTTCGCCGAGCGCCCCGACGTGCGCTACGGCCTGACCACCATGTGCATCGGCATCGGCATGGGCGGCACGGTCATCTGGGAGAACCCGGCCTACTCCGAGGGGGCGAAGTAATGACTTTCACCGCTGAGCAGGCGAAAGCCGCCTTCCCCGACGAGGTCGTCACCAACGCCGTCACGCGGTTGGTGAAGGTTCCGGGGCTGGACAAGCCGGTCGCGCTGATCACCCTGGACAACGGCCACGACCACACCCGGCCGAACACCTTCGGCCCGCAGGGCCTGGTGAGCCTCAACGCCGCGATCGACACCGCCTTCGCGGCCGAGCCCGCGGCGATCGCGGTCATCGGCAAGCCGTTCATCTTCGCCGTCGGTGCCGACCTTTCCGGCGTCGAAGCGGTCGCGGATCCGGCGCTGGCGCGGGAAATCGCGCAGACCGGGCACGACGTGTTCCGCCGCCTCACCGAGACCGAGATCCCGACCTTCGGGTTCATCAACGGCGCGGTGATGGGCGGCGGGCTCGAACTCGCGCTCTCCTGCCACTACCGGACGCTTTCGGAGAACACCCCCGCGATCGCGTTCCCCGAGGTCTTCCTCGGCCTGTTCCCCGGCTGGGGCGGCACGCAGCTGCTGCCGAACCTGATCGGCCCGGACGCCGCGGTCACCGTGATCATCGAGAACGCGCTGGCACAGAACAAGATGCTGAAGGTCGCGCAGGCGGCCGAGCTCGGCATCGTCGACGAGGTCTTCGGTTCGGCCGACTACCTCGAACAGTCCCTGCTGTGGCTGGCGAAGGTCGTCAACGGCGAGATCACCCCCGCCCGCCGCGAGATCGACCGCGGCGCGGGCTGGGACGCCGCGATCGGCCGCGCCAAGGCCATCGTGGACGGCCGGACGAAGGGCGCGTCCCCCGGCGCGACCAAGGCCGTCGAGCTGCTGGAGCTGGCCCGTGAGAACGACCTCGACCGCGGCTACGCGGCCGAGACCGACGGGCTCGCCGAACTGCTCATGGACGACACGCTGCGCGCCGGGCTGTACTCGTTCAACCTGGTCAACAAGCGCGCCAAGCGGCCGGCGGGCGCGCCGGACAAGGCGCTGGCGCGCAAGGTGAACAAGGTCGGCGTCGTCGGCGCGGGCCTGATGGCCAGCCAGATGGCGCTGCTGTTCGTCCGCCGTCTCAAGGTGCCTGTGGTGCTCACCGACGTCGACCAGGAGCGGGTCGACAAGGGTGTGTCCTATGTGCACGGTGAGATCGACAAGCTGCTGGCCAAGAAGCGGGTTTCGCCGGACGGCGCGAACCGGCTGAAGGCGCTCGTCACCGGATCGCTCGACAAGGCCGCGTTCGCCGACGCCGACTTCGTGATCGAAGCGGTGTTCGAGGAACTGGGCGTCAAGCAGAAGGTGTTCGCCGACCTGGAGCAGTACGTGTCCCCCGAGGCGATCCTGGCGACGAACACCTCGTCGCTGTCGATCACCGCGATGGCTTCGGAACTCAAGCACCCGGAGCGCGTGGTCGGGTTCCACTTCTTCAACCCGGTCGCGGTGATGCCGCTGCTGGAGATCGTCCGCGCGGAGAAGACCGACGACGCCGCGCTGGCCACCGCGTTCGCGGTCGGCAAGCAGCTCAAGAAGTCGAGCGTGCTGGTGAAGGACGCGTCCGCGTTCGTGGTCAACCGGCTCCTGCTGCGTTTCCTCGGCGAGGTGCTGGTGACCGTCGACGAGGGCACGCCGTTCGAGGTCGCGGACAAGGCGCTGGAACCGCTGGGCCTGCCGATGACCCCGCTGACGCTGATGCAGCTGGTCGGCCCGGCGATCGCCCTGCACGTCGGGGAAACCCTGCACGGGGCGTTCCCGGACCGGTTCACCGTCAGCGAGAACCTCGACCGCTTCGTCAAGGCGGGCAAGAAGGGCGTCTGGCAGTGGGACGCTCAGGGCAACGCCACCGTCGACCCCGAGGTCGACGAGCTCTGGCAGCGCGGCGACTCGCCGTCGACGTCCGAGCAGGTGCGTGATCGCGCGCTGGCGGCGATCGCCGAGGAGATCCGGATCATGCTCGACGAGGGCGTGGTGGCCGAGGCGCAGGACATCGACCTGTGCCTGATCCTCGGTGCGGGCTGGCCGTTCTGGCTGGGCGGCATCACGCCGTACCTGGACCGGGCGGGCGTGTCCGAAAAGGTCAACGGCAAGCCGTTCCTGGCCGCGGGTGTGGCGAGCGTGCCGCTCTCCTGAGCCAAGACAGAAGGCCACCGTCGGCGATCCGCTGATCGCAGGCGGTGGCTTTCTGCGCTTTTCGTGAGTTTTGTGGCGATCGGCTGCGTTTTCGTGAAATCCTTGGCCTGGTACGGGAAAAGTTCGTCTCCCCGGCCATCCCCCTGGGAGACGGGCTGTCAGCGTTCCCCGGAAGGCGGACAGGGCGGGGGCGTGGTCTTCATCTTGGCCGCGACCCCCGCGGGGTCGAGGATGTCGACCTTCTTCGACTCGGGGAATCGCTGCCGCAGCTCGTCGCCCACGCTTCGGGATCGGTTCCCGCGACGGGCACGAGATGCACCAGCTTCACCAGTTCCGGCCGGTCCGCGAAGATCTTCTTGAAGCGCTCGTACGCCTCCGCCTTGGTTTCGGTCAGCACACGGCGGGCCTTCGGGTCGTCCCGGAGAGCCTGCGCGGCGAGGGTCATTCCTTCGTCGGTCTCGATGTAGACGACCAGCTGGATCCCGCAGAGTTCCCGCTTGCCCAGCGGCGCGGGCACCATGTCCCGCGGCGACGGCGCCGAGTACTCAGAGCAACCGGTTGGACGCCTGGGGTCCGCTCACGTCTTCCTCCACAGGGACGATCGTCACACAGCGCTGATCGTTGGCCGTCCGGACACCGCCCGTTCAGCGAGGCTCTTTAGCGTGCCGCCGGTGAACAGCGAAAAACCGGGCGTGGACCGCCGCGGATTCCTCAAACGCGCGGGCCTCGTGTCCGCGGCGGCTGCCGGTGCGCCGCTCGCCGCCACCGCCCCGGCGGAAGCCCTCGATCTGAACCTCGACCTCGGCATCGACCTCTCCTGGCTCTTCGGCCGGGACCGCTACCGGTGGCTGGTGGGCGATCACCACATCCACACGCAGTACTCCTACGACGCGATGTACACAGTGGACGGAATCGCCGACGGCGCCCGGCGGCACGGGGCGGAGTGGGCGGTGATCACCGACCACGGCCACGCGTCGCACGAGAAGTCGTCGGTGGAGCGCACGAACGCCGCGATCAGGGCCGCGCAGCGCGAGCACCCCGATCTCCTGCTGTGGCAAGGCATGGAGTGGAACGTGCCGGGTGCCGAGCACGCGACGCTGTTCTTCCAGGCGGGCGCGGACCAGGCCGCGAAACTGCGTGAGTTCGAGCGCGCCTTCGACTGGCGGCTGACCGGGACCGAACCGGGCACCCCGGACAACGAGGCGCTGGCCGTCAAGGCGATCCGCTGGCTGGCCGCCGAAGAGCGGGCCCGCCGGATCCACGCGCCGGTGGTGGTGATCAATCATCCGCTGCGCAACGGCCGGGTCGCCCCGCACGAGATCCGCGCGCTGCGCGACGCCGCGCCCGGCATCGTCATCGGCATGGAAGGCGCGCCGGGAGCGCAGGCCGACGGCTTCCCCAAGCCGCTCGGGAGCGGCGGTGGCGCGCGCGGCGGCTACGGCAACTCCCCCGGTTCGAACTCGTGGCCGGGCTTCCCGGAGCCGGCCTACCGCACCTACGGCGGGTTCGACTGGAGCACCGCGACCGTCGGCGGCCTGTGGGATTCGCTGCTGGCCGAAGGAAAGCCGTGGTGGATCACCAGCAACTCCGACTCGCACTACAACCGTGGCTCCACCTTCGTCCGGCCCGGTGTCCCCGACGGCTACTACGACGAGCACGGCGCGTACCCGGACCCGATCGACACCGGCGTCCCGCAGACTCTGCCCCCGTACGCGGACTTCGCACCCGCGGAGTTCAGCCGGACCGTTGTCGGCGTGACCCGCCGGAGCCACGAAGGCGTGCTGGAAGGCCTGCGTGCGGGACGTGTCTGGGTGGTGCACGGCGGGCTCGCGCAGGAGCTGGAGTTCGGCGCGTACAGCGGCTGGAGCTCGGCCACGATGGGCGGCAGGCTCCGGGTCCGGCGCGGCGACGACGTCACGGTCGTCGTCTCGGCGAAGCTGGCGGCCCGCCCCAACGGCGGCGGCACGATCCCGCGGCTCGCGCGGCTCGACCTCGTTTCGGGACCGGTGACCGGCCCGGCCGCCGACCGTGACACGCAGACCGCCCCTGGCACGCGCGTGGTGCGGTCCTTCGAACCGCGGTGGACGCCGGGGCGGCGGGTCGCCTTCCGGCACACCTTCCGCAACGTGCGCGAGCCGTTCTACGTGCGGACGCGCGGGACGGACGGCAAGAAGCACGTGGCGGGCGGGATCGAGCCGAGCGCCGACGTGATCGGGCAGTCGAACCCGTTCGAAGACCTGTGGCTGTACGGGAACCCGATCTTCGTGGACGTGCGGTAACCCTCGGGCCTCGTGA
This window encodes:
- a CDS encoding thiolase family protein produces the protein MAAGATPLAPNARSVRNVAFVEGVRTPFGKAGDKGIYAGTRADDLVVNAIRELLRRHPELPPERVDEVAIAATTQIGDQGLTIGRTAALLAGLPKSVPGFALDRMCAGAMTAVTTTASGIGFGAYDIAIAGGVEHMGRHPMGEGVDPNPRIIADKLVDPTALVMGQTAENLHDRFPAITKQRTDAFAARSQEKYAEAVKTGKIGPELVPVATRSKELGWGLATEDEPPRPGTTLETLAGLKTPFRPHGRITAGNAAGLNDGATAALLADEDTARELGLPIGMRLVGYSFAGVEPEVMGIGPVPATEKLFKRTGLSIDDIGLFEINEAFAVQVLAFLDHFGIADDDPRVNQWGGAIACGHPLASSGVRLMTQLSRQFAERPDVRYGLTTMCIGIGMGGTVIWENPAYSEGAK
- a CDS encoding 3-hydroxyacyl-CoA dehydrogenase NAD-binding domain-containing protein; the encoded protein is MTFTAEQAKAAFPDEVVTNAVTRLVKVPGLDKPVALITLDNGHDHTRPNTFGPQGLVSLNAAIDTAFAAEPAAIAVIGKPFIFAVGADLSGVEAVADPALAREIAQTGHDVFRRLTETEIPTFGFINGAVMGGGLELALSCHYRTLSENTPAIAFPEVFLGLFPGWGGTQLLPNLIGPDAAVTVIIENALAQNKMLKVAQAAELGIVDEVFGSADYLEQSLLWLAKVVNGEITPARREIDRGAGWDAAIGRAKAIVDGRTKGASPGATKAVELLELARENDLDRGYAAETDGLAELLMDDTLRAGLYSFNLVNKRAKRPAGAPDKALARKVNKVGVVGAGLMASQMALLFVRRLKVPVVLTDVDQERVDKGVSYVHGEIDKLLAKKRVSPDGANRLKALVTGSLDKAAFADADFVIEAVFEELGVKQKVFADLEQYVSPEAILATNTSSLSITAMASELKHPERVVGFHFFNPVAVMPLLEIVRAEKTDDAALATAFAVGKQLKKSSVLVKDASAFVVNRLLLRFLGEVLVTVDEGTPFEVADKALEPLGLPMTPLTLMQLVGPAIALHVGETLHGAFPDRFTVSENLDRFVKAGKKGVWQWDAQGNATVDPEVDELWQRGDSPSTSEQVRDRALAAIAEEIRIMLDEGVVAEAQDIDLCLILGAGWPFWLGGITPYLDRAGVSEKVNGKPFLAAGVASVPLS
- a CDS encoding PHP domain-containing protein — encoded protein: MNSEKPGVDRRGFLKRAGLVSAAAAGAPLAATAPAEALDLNLDLGIDLSWLFGRDRYRWLVGDHHIHTQYSYDAMYTVDGIADGARRHGAEWAVITDHGHASHEKSSVERTNAAIRAAQREHPDLLLWQGMEWNVPGAEHATLFFQAGADQAAKLREFERAFDWRLTGTEPGTPDNEALAVKAIRWLAAEERARRIHAPVVVINHPLRNGRVAPHEIRALRDAAPGIVIGMEGAPGAQADGFPKPLGSGGGARGGYGNSPGSNSWPGFPEPAYRTYGGFDWSTATVGGLWDSLLAEGKPWWITSNSDSHYNRGSTFVRPGVPDGYYDEHGAYPDPIDTGVPQTLPPYADFAPAEFSRTVVGVTRRSHEGVLEGLRAGRVWVVHGGLAQELEFGAYSGWSSATMGGRLRVRRGDDVTVVVSAKLAARPNGGGTIPRLARLDLVSGPVTGPAADRDTQTAPGTRVVRSFEPRWTPGRRVAFRHTFRNVREPFYVRTRGTDGKKHVAGGIEPSADVIGQSNPFEDLWLYGNPIFVDVR